One Cyprinus carpio isolate SPL01 chromosome B25, ASM1834038v1, whole genome shotgun sequence genomic region harbors:
- the sv2bb gene encoding synaptic vesicle glycoprotein 2B, which produces MADPYHNNIYHQGDGDSYGTYGQGGQDGYGYQTDYPPQEEDAASDATEGHDEEDQMYEGEYQGIPHPDEVKAARRAARAKARTVADAVSEQEELAEQYEDIMEDCGHGKFQWTLFVVLGLALMADSVECFVVALVLPSAEKDMCLSHAEKGMLGLIVFLGMMFGAFIWGGLADKVGRRKCLIIVLAMNCISAFFSSFAQGYGFFLFFRLFSGIGIGGSVPIVYSYFSEFLQMNKRGEHLSWLCMFWMMGGIYASFTAWGIIPRYGWGFSMGTEFQFHSWRVFVLVCALPAIAAFVGLIFMPESPRFLLENAKHDEAWMILKQVHDTNWRAKGEPERVFTVTHIKIPKTQEDEFIEIQTATGTAFQRWVVRTLTLTKLVIKNVLSLFGRDLRLATLLMAIIWFTMAFSFYGLSVWFPDMIKHLQHEEYESKLKVFHREKVEQFHFNFSLENQVHKEGEYINDKFIDIEMKSVKFEDSLFVDCFFENIRSTETIFENCTIRSTVFYDTDLYEEKFIDCTFENVTFLHNKKGCHLDYEEENDVLVYLVSFLGSLAVLPGNIISALFMDKIGRIKIIGGSMLISAGCTFFLFLSFSQAAIIAWQCLFCGVSVAAWNGIQVITVELYPASKRATAFGVLNAICKLAAILGSSIFASFVGITKVIPILLSCIALVGGGVLALKLPETREKVLL; this is translated from the exons ATGGCGGACCCCTACCACAACAACATTTACCACCAGGGAGACGGAGACAGCTATGGGACGTATGGACAGGGAGGACAGGACGGCTATGGTTATCAAACTGACTACCCTCCCCAGGAGGAAGACGCCGCCAGTGACGCCACTGAGGGACACGATGAAGAGGATCAAATGTATGAAGGGGAGTACCAGGGCATACCCCATCCAGATGAGGTCAAGGCTGCCCGGAGGGCGGCAAGAGCAAAAGCTAGGACCGTGGCAGACGCCGTGTCAGAACAGGAGGAGCTTGCTGAACAATATGAGGACATCATGGAGGACTGTGGACATGGGAAGTTCCAGTGGACCCTGTTTGTGGTGTTGGGTCTGGCACTAATGGCGGACAGCGTGGAGTGCTTTGTAGTGGCCTTGGTGCTACCCAGTGCAGAGAAAGACATGTGTTTGTCCCACGCTGAGAAGGGAATGCTGG GTTTGATAGTTTTCCTGGGAATGATGTTCGGAGCATTTATTTGGGGTGGCTTGGCTGATAAAGTGGGCCGACGGAAATGTCTGATTATCGTCCTGGCCATGAACTGCATTTCTGCCTTCTTCTCCTCATTCGCCCAGGGATATGGCTTCTTCCTGTTTTTCAGGCTGTTCTCTGGAATTGG AATTGGGGGCTCCGTCCCAATCGTGTACTCCTACTTCTCTGAGTTCCTGCAGATGAACAAAAGAGGAGAACATCTCAGCTGGCTTTGCATGTTTTGGATGATGGGGGGCATCTACGCCTCCTTCACCGCCTGGGGCATCATCCCTCGATATG gCTGGGGTTTCAGTATGGGCACAGAGTTCCAGTTCCACAGCTGGAGGGTGTTTGTTCTAGTCTGTGCTCTCCCAGCTATAGCGGCTTTTGTTGGGCTAATATTCATGCCTGAGAGCCCACGCTTCCTACTGGAG AATGCTAAACATGATGAAGCCTGGATGATCCTGAAACAGGTTCATGACACCAACTGGAGAGCCAAAGGAGAACCTGAGAGAGTGTTTACT GTAACTCATATCAAGATTCCAAAGACACAGGAGGATGAGTTTATTGAGATTCAAACTGCAACTGGAACTGCTTTCCAGAGATGGGTGGTTCGAACTTTGACACTGACCAAGCTG gtcataaaaaatgttttgtccctCTTTGGTCGTGATCTAAGACTAGCGACTCTGCTAATGGCCATCATATGGTTCACAATGGCATTTAG tttttacggGCTTTCTGTGTGGTTTCCTGACATGATCAAACACCTCCAGCATGAGGAGTATGAATCTAAGCTGAAAGTGTTTCACCGGGAGAAGGTGGAGCAATTTCATTTCAACTTCTCTTTGGAGAACCAAGTCCATAAAGAGGGAGAATACATCAACGACAA GTTCATCGACATTGAGATGAAGTCTGTGAAGTTTGAAGACTCTTTGTTCGTGGACTGCTTCTTCGAGAACATCCGATCAACAGAAACGATCTTTGAGAACTGCACCATCCGCAGTACTGTGTTTTATGACACAG ACTTGTATGAAGAAAAGTTCATTGACTGTACATTCGAGAACGTCACTTTCCTGCACAACAAGAAAGGATGCCATTTAGACTATGAGGAGGAGAACGATGTCCTCGTCTACTTAGTCAGCTTCTTAGGCAGCTTAGCCGTGTTGCCTGGAAATATCATCTCGGCACTCTTCATGGACAAGATTGGACGAATCAAGATTATAG GTGGTTCGATGCTTATTTCCGCTGGCtgcacttttttccttttcttgagCTTTAGTCAGGCAGCCATCATAGCCTGGCAGTGTCTGTTTTGTGGCGTTAGCGTAGCAGCATGGAACGGCATTCAAGTCATCACCGTGGAGCTCTACCCAGCTTCAAAAag AGCCACAGCGTTTGGAGTCTTAAATGCCATTTGTAAGTTGGCGGCAATATTGGGAAGCTCAATCTTTGCCTCATTCGTAGGCATTACCAAAGTCATCCCCATTCTGCTGTCCTGCATTGCTCTGGTTGGTGGAGGAGTGCTGGCCCTGAAACTGCCTGAGACCAGAGAGAAGGTCTTGCTGTGA